The following proteins are encoded in a genomic region of Bradyrhizobium sp. SK17:
- a CDS encoding AraC family transcriptional regulator: MLTFSTDALRPQDRFEHWCDVRGKSLFGVTIELDRDKRPDFRGHFSATPVGDAVLAEMSASSYRVSRTSSDIARVPSNSLQLAWQVRGPGHLNIGRDRVQFVRNGDLVFGHSNLPFFSTPERTDGFHFFSLKIPVTDELVLGTRIEDAPPVALARDASLTRLVGAMFRAMTRDPAQAGQFAVEVTHMVRLALLARGRLRPRQDEIRAALHAGYLHAAREILRRDLHRASLTPAAVAAELGISLRQLHALFEPTGLSFARTLTAARLKQARRLLHAAQERGIDEVAFACGFDSIATFYRVFRATYGMTPGDARRIQPANSANRVATAR; encoded by the coding sequence GTGCTGACTTTCTCCACCGATGCTCTCCGCCCGCAGGACCGTTTCGAGCACTGGTGCGACGTGCGCGGCAAAAGCCTGTTCGGCGTCACGATCGAGCTCGACCGCGACAAGCGCCCGGATTTCCGCGGGCACTTTTCCGCGACGCCGGTGGGCGATGCGGTGCTCGCCGAAATGTCGGCGTCGTCCTATCGCGTCAGCCGGACCTCGTCGGACATCGCCCGTGTGCCGAGCAACAGCCTGCAACTCGCGTGGCAGGTGCGCGGCCCCGGCCACCTCAATATCGGTCGCGATCGTGTTCAGTTCGTGCGCAACGGAGACCTGGTGTTCGGCCACTCCAATCTGCCGTTCTTCTCGACGCCCGAACGGACCGACGGTTTTCATTTCTTCAGCCTCAAGATCCCGGTCACCGACGAGCTTGTGCTCGGCACGAGGATCGAAGATGCGCCGCCGGTCGCGCTGGCTCGAGATGCCAGCCTGACCCGGCTGGTCGGCGCCATGTTCCGCGCCATGACGCGCGATCCGGCGCAGGCCGGGCAGTTCGCCGTGGAAGTCACCCATATGGTGCGCCTGGCGCTGCTCGCGCGCGGACGCCTGCGGCCGCGCCAGGATGAAATCCGCGCCGCGCTGCATGCGGGCTATCTCCACGCGGCGCGCGAAATCCTGCGGCGCGATCTGCACCGTGCCTCGCTGACGCCGGCCGCGGTCGCCGCCGAGCTCGGCATCTCGCTGCGGCAATTGCATGCGCTGTTCGAGCCGACCGGCCTGTCGTTCGCGCGGACCTTGACGGCGGCGCGGCTGAAGCAGGCGCGGCGGCTGCTCCATGCCGCGCAGGAGCGCGGCATCGACGAGGTCGCGTTCGCGTGCGGCTTCGACAGCATCGCGACGTTCTACCGCGTCTTCCGCGCGACCTATGGCATGACGCCGGGCGATGCGCGGCGGATTCAGCCGGCGAATTCCGCGAACCGGGTCGCAACCGCGCGATAG
- a CDS encoding RNA pyrophosphohydrolase, giving the protein MSSEKPYRPNVGIALFNADGRVLIGHRIKDDGPEIVLPGLEWQMPQGGIDAGEDPRQAVMRELWEETGAVSADYLGETDWMTYEFPAYDGPASHRLAKFRGQRQKWFALRFTGRDAEIDPLTPRNGQPAEFDQWRWERLDRVADLVVPFRREVYRAVATRFAEFAG; this is encoded by the coding sequence ATGTCATCAGAGAAGCCTTATCGCCCCAACGTTGGCATCGCGCTGTTCAACGCCGACGGGCGCGTGTTGATCGGCCACCGGATCAAGGACGACGGTCCGGAGATCGTGCTGCCCGGCCTCGAATGGCAGATGCCGCAAGGCGGCATCGACGCGGGCGAGGATCCGCGCCAGGCCGTGATGCGCGAATTATGGGAAGAGACCGGGGCGGTCAGCGCCGACTATCTCGGCGAGACCGACTGGATGACCTACGAATTCCCGGCCTATGACGGGCCGGCCTCGCACCGGCTGGCGAAATTCCGTGGCCAGCGCCAGAAATGGTTTGCGCTGCGCTTCACCGGACGCGACGCCGAGATCGATCCGTTGACGCCGCGCAACGGCCAGCCCGCGGAGTTCGATCAATGGCGCTGGGAGCGCCTCGACCGCGTCGCCGATCTCGTGGTGCCGTTCCGGCGCGAGGTCTATCGCGCGGTTGCGACCCGGTTCGCGGAATTCGCCGGCTGA
- a CDS encoding RNA pyrophosphohydrolase, protein MARYEDLPYRTCVGIMLLNAAGLVFIGRRAGGIEHVDDTHVWQMPQGGVDPGEDTFQAARRELYEETSVKSVEKLGEVSDWLIYDIPRTVAGRAWKGRYRGQRQKWFALRFTGSENEINVANPGGGHKAEFITWRWEPMKNLPELIVPFKRPVYERVVKEFAGLAAK, encoded by the coding sequence ATGGCACGTTATGAAGACCTGCCCTATCGAACCTGCGTCGGCATCATGCTGCTGAATGCTGCCGGACTGGTCTTCATCGGACGCCGCGCGGGCGGCATCGAGCATGTCGACGACACCCATGTCTGGCAGATGCCGCAGGGCGGCGTCGATCCCGGCGAGGACACCTTTCAGGCCGCCCGGCGCGAACTCTATGAGGAGACCAGCGTCAAATCGGTGGAGAAGCTCGGCGAGGTCTCGGACTGGCTGATCTATGACATCCCGCGCACCGTCGCGGGCCGCGCCTGGAAGGGCCGCTATCGCGGCCAGCGGCAAAAGTGGTTCGCGTTGCGCTTCACCGGCAGCGAGAACGAGATCAACGTCGCCAACCCCGGCGGCGGCCACAAGGCCGAGTTCATCACTTGGCGCTGGGAGCCGATGAAGAATCTGCCGGAACTGATTGTGCCGTTCAAGCGCCCGGTCTATGAGCGCGTCGTGAAGGAATTCGCCGGCCTGGCGGCGAAATAG
- a CDS encoding divergent polysaccharide deacetylase family protein has product MAEAADELSTPLGQQTAGRTRRLRLPFTAMQALAVLMGLVLVGFVGVALFNDNPLGGEPTARIALRTPAPAATDDKHAPAAQAEPAAKSVAKAPAAGDAKTVTIIDGSSGKRQDVVIGVADSADKTEGDAPPLAMTGIDPRLLEKSRYGMIPVVADGLKPFTVYAAEADRAKAARMPVVAIVVGGLGVGAAKTTDAIMKLPPAVTLAFTPYGADPGKLAERARAQRHEILLQIPMEPFDYPDNDPGPQTLLTTLGSEQNLDRFYWHLSRLQGYAGIANFMGARFVATDPVMQPIIREAAKRGLSYFDDGSTPRSVAQTLSAGQSLPFAKADFAIDAVPTSAEIDRALVKLETIAKERGTAVGVASALPVSIERLGAWLKTLDSKGIMLVPLTTAMLKSKSG; this is encoded by the coding sequence ATGGCAGAGGCGGCCGACGAACTGAGCACGCCGCTTGGGCAGCAGACCGCGGGCAGGACGCGCCGGCTCCGCCTGCCCTTCACGGCGATGCAGGCGCTTGCCGTACTGATGGGGCTCGTGCTGGTCGGCTTCGTCGGCGTTGCGCTGTTCAACGACAACCCGCTCGGCGGCGAACCGACCGCCCGTATCGCGCTGCGTACCCCTGCGCCGGCCGCCACCGATGACAAGCATGCCCCCGCCGCACAGGCCGAACCGGCGGCCAAATCCGTCGCCAAGGCACCCGCTGCCGGTGACGCCAAGACCGTCACCATCATCGACGGCTCCAGCGGCAAGCGCCAGGACGTGGTGATCGGCGTCGCCGATTCCGCCGACAAGACCGAAGGCGACGCGCCGCCGCTCGCGATGACCGGCATCGACCCGCGCCTGCTGGAAAAGTCGCGCTACGGCATGATCCCGGTGGTTGCCGACGGCCTGAAGCCATTCACGGTCTATGCCGCCGAGGCCGACCGCGCCAAGGCGGCCCGGATGCCGGTGGTCGCCATCGTGGTCGGCGGCCTCGGCGTCGGCGCCGCCAAGACCACTGACGCCATCATGAAGCTGCCGCCGGCCGTGACGCTGGCCTTCACGCCCTACGGTGCCGACCCCGGCAAGCTCGCGGAACGCGCCCGGGCGCAGCGCCACGAGATCCTGCTGCAAATCCCGATGGAGCCGTTCGACTATCCGGACAACGATCCGGGGCCGCAGACCCTGCTGACCACGCTCGGCAGCGAGCAGAACCTCGACCGCTTCTATTGGCACCTGAGCCGCTTGCAGGGCTATGCCGGGATCGCCAATTTCATGGGCGCCCGGTTCGTCGCGACCGATCCGGTGATGCAACCCATCATCCGCGAAGCGGCCAAGCGGGGCCTGAGCTATTTCGACGACGGTTCCACCCCACGCAGCGTCGCGCAGACCCTGTCTGCGGGCCAGTCGCTGCCGTTCGCCAAGGCCGACTTCGCCATCGACGCGGTTCCGACGTCGGCGGAGATCGACCGCGCGCTGGTCAAGCTGGAAACGATCGCCAAGGAACGCGGCACGGCCGTGGGCGTGGCGTCCGCCCTGCCGGTCTCGATCGAGCGGCTCGGCGCCTGGCTCAAGACACTGGACTCCAAGGGCATCATGCTTGTGCCATTGACAACGGCGATGCTGAAATCAAAATCGGGCTAA